A window of Macrobrachium rosenbergii isolate ZJJX-2024 chromosome 15, ASM4041242v1, whole genome shotgun sequence contains these coding sequences:
- the LOC136846702 gene encoding uro-adherence factor A-like isoform X2: MGLLRCSLCSMWVQNSGMSLHLRKFHGIIKVNKNATSLGELSSDNNAEATPKPVKSYVIKVSGQTVSAGQPLGGSSSNKSNNNIEVTSSASLTKPAYKLITSDGKVYPNIRLQNSSGGIGGKIIVRPSVPFNNGVPVVTYGPRIIMKANRNISDGKIRMPISSKTGMCKVLPAGSAVLQNSPPFAKSVSGVTTVQISGGNIVATTSSNKLSKMKTKLCAELGKPLINVDKKIISRTYKVVEKCPSNKTLSGKNVDLERTNKNKSTNVGVETTVKSPGEKSEASHTRTKGVSNKKKELMLDMEGPDEKLAFLKFNHCDDIFEEFALSLEKIQKEKESLAKKGKPNTKQKSVLPVSTQSIVPREKGDCNGKAERSKPVSNKKRRKQVLKPVLEPGGDVNMETPITNKVKVRKKGKNVLTDSECHTPKVGKRTSPTISVNPKKYGRKFKENKCDTPKCTPKTSHQTPKGKRGGGKKKRPVGRPRREEVSEVSTPNLSGLDTMFNEQSHEDVENEPVLSPKHEEEENIPTVELDLFTLSSLNEKVSVLLTEPHNPDFKVYASMDAIFVGDSALGDVTNQIGYVTDSNNVVFVNPGHFLFPNVQELDKFVPSSILTVKEKMNLSPRKLCKRATDGKLSVISKENQYVNESPKGMEHNQESQGNNKRESKISPAKKKTSIADSKVHSYTGPKKSLKDKSLGLMVSSSDVARDSKENVPLARMDGSSGNSKDVRVRRRSARYSGENKGDEQMPSILTKDEELSSAEIEIKKGEPRSRRMSESLKLGRNVQVKHLIDDQGKEESVDCDKVLKVVISPIKSEFQSLVQELKEGLLKSSEKHRVALLFDGDCPERIPYKKKLDCNFKDSNVRSEDNDTVILSKQRLRTRSADSVPCGKGSRANPLPSDISSNTYNRLSRRKGRLKSESDSSFRTQHNSEETEISEQALKMTVLSQSRPEFRNSGSTSENNSDGVSRNGRRKSLSKSTSESLSEEDSSTAVTALAENSVIKGKNFDIKNEPSVIRNRPVRERRPSSKWLESLAFGKCSKKLSTPKLRTERSLSDTSDQSSSGKLGNNGESAKTLDMKKLRDEVRSLTIISRNQNGGPGIATNNKDVNVDSVLCDSEISECIQSKVYNSNVGHKSIDHNETSAVLAKSKAESNDDWEKGSEMVEDSVGDLLDIDRAGNLKNSVEDETRDTEVSHEEEFLCKIDGSQKLNLQQKTKKKKHKTIQYNTHVESIIDEMVVEADNKMTVGTIIDSEAINQDKKEKLLEGGMDEDKMKCTVGNIDDCKELGVCFEEVEDETDINVKSEKQEQPLEKGTKGVATEVCSLMKCDGQVSGLRIEQKVTQNDEGTECRELSLQHDRRDKKNDSLDDVFTSTVTKLDLSESLEYSGELNCEGTTLVSEDSLCKSVSGKEISSVDSSGESTAESCTGEFLTSSEESSTEQSLSIAEDDEVVVQRKYKVDLCKSTLLSKVIRIDEEISIKVNQEEQANIFYTLNKGDLSDEGPDSPDGARKFTDFEEDKLLEEILDEPENSPQEKLNFVEELEKSSNRKGLLKCDKNTEGLVKHRPNTHAKLEENRNQSMMSTFSEFEGVESDWNEDSESEEVPWTNHEKSELRDHKFLNNLEDNHKISDFLVNDTLVGNQKEEIVCKDERSTKLDLTQEGMECKIKSCDAGFLSQPTSDFMAYPEDGCENDVSSNVVGNLEKTVEKSITNVKLPEAASSTKVSEEVNIEVPVNPKINFENTPAGSFDSSEETIKKEASTRDLQLQEEGKDTDIHEEICKEDDAGEKISEKILGKEILNDTEMCMKEVPTNIGNSVIKRDVSPRLSKELSIVCSDSSTVGSRSPPGKREKCRSPRATGPLSPLKTSPPLCPSREWHGRGAKLKAQVLIQDQQSGVTTQVLIHDQQTGVTSSERGKHSPRSTAHSPLKISPELSPPREWHGRGAKLKAQVLIQDQQTYVTDSEKERHSPKSTTDLSPLKVSPELSSPREWHGRGAKLKAQVLIQDQQTYVTDSERERHSPKSTTDLSPLKVSPKSTTDLSPLKVSPELSSPREWHGRGAKLKAQVLIQDQQTGVIDSHVVCSSLGISDVKGFGTDGLDDKSGAHVKSEKDKTSSSAKITSPKASGVSHCNTGVSVKSPKPPKLVHDDRKWQARGAKLKAQIMISDQQNGQMNTLVEPMDKCYSPVLKSPPAKKAKLGSPPVNMKDIRSFFTVQKPSEQKFKKGVSGSDATPKSSSSTQANNLIADSPSSPSSASSSSAWKIRSPSADFTNKHSLLDDIASDEKSFVKANPVTKPNDKHKWNGTIIHHNESDNWSGRMVSHIAASSTMLVSPDNSKSSEPNHKVSPHSAETSCMPLSPSTGNSTFVKPELHSLGSTKLLSSPQCITDSSNRDSPQTFRRRKLKLYSVTSSDIRTFFAPVKSVKRKLESAPPIDCKAVKWEEESSLLKLPKTADVPEIHPLQTTCHPSKIISEKFQTLDSETSPDFEGFLYGSRQSGVRARTLVRLITLIKNKKWYGLGNFPFPLDQLCDWNDGMLEDRLFDKHS; encoded by the coding sequence ATGGGTTTGTTGCGGTGTTCATTGTGTTCCATGTGGGTGCAGAATAGTGGGATGTCTTTGCACCTGAGAAAATTTCATGGCAttataaaagtcaataaaaatgcCACGTCACTCGGTGAGCTCTCTAGTGATAATAATGCAGAGGCTACGCCAAAGCCTGTGAAAAGTTATGTGATTAAAGTCAGTGGTCAGACTGTGTCTGCAGGACAGCCACTTGGTGGCAGTTCCAGcaataaatctaataataatattgaagtaaCTTCCAGTGCGAGTCTTACCAAACCAGCATATAAATTAATAACGTCGGATGGAAAGGTTTATCCAAATATACGCCTTCAGAACTCCTCCGGTGGAATAGGAGGGAAGATCATTGTGCGACCGTCTGTGCCGTTTAACAATGGTGTACCTGTTGTGACCTATGGGCCTCGAATCATTATGAAAGCTAATAGAAATATATCGGATGGAAAGATTAGAATGCCTATATCCAGTAAAACTGGCATGTGCAAAGTTTTACCCGCTGGTAGTGCAGTGTTGCAAAACAGTCCTCCTTTTGCCAAGTCAGTCAGTGGTGTCACCACTGTGCAGATCAGTGGTGGGAATATTGTGGCCACTACAAGTTCAAACAAGCTGTCAAAAATGAAGACCAAGCTCTGTGCAGAATTAGGGAAACCATTAATAAATgttgataagaaaataatatctAGAACTTACAAGGTTGTAGAAAAGTGCCCAAGTAACAAGACTTTGTCCGGAAAAAATGTAGATTTAGaaaggacaaataaaaataaaagtacgaaTGTGGGTGTTGAAACAACAGTAAAATCTCCTGGCGAAAAAAGTGAGGCGTCTCATACCAGGACTAAAGGAGTGAGTAACAAAAAGAAGGAATTGATGCTAGACATGGAAGGTCCAGATGAAAAGCTtgcatttttaaagtttaatcATTGTGATGATATATTTGAGGAATTTGCTTTAAGTTTAGAAAAAATTCAGAAGGAGAAAGAGTCTCTAGCAAAGAAAGGGAAGCCCAACACCAAACAAAAATCTGTACTTCCTGTAAGCACTCAAAGCATTGTACCTAGAGAAAAGGGTGACTGTAATGGTAAAGCAGAGAGATCAAAGCCTGTGTCCAATAAAAAACGCCGAAAGCAAGTCCTGAAGCCTGTGCTGGAACCAGGAGGTGACGTCAACATGGAAACTCCAATTACTAACAAAGTGAAAGTGaggaaaaagggtaaaaatgtgTTAACAGACAGTGAATGTCATACACCTAAAGTTGGCAAAAGAACTAGTCCAACCATCTCagttaatccaaagaaatatggaaggaaattTAAAGAGAACAAATGCGATACTCCTAAATGCACTCCAAAGACATCTCACCAGACACCTAAAGGCAAACGTGGTGGTGGGAAAAAGAAAAGGCCAGTTGGACGCCCTCGCAGAGAGGAAGTTAGTGAAGTGAGCACTCCTAATTTATCAGGGTTGGACACAATGTTTAACGAACAAAGTCATGAAGATGTTGAGAATGAACCGGTATTGTCACCCAAACACGAAGAGGAGGAAAATATTCCTACTGTAGAATTGGACCTGTTTACTCTATCCTCGCTTAATGAAAAAGTATCTGTTTTGCTCACCGAGCCCCATAACCCAGATTTTAAAGTTTACGCCAGCATGGATGCAATATTTGTTGGAGATTCCGCTCTTGGTGATGTAACAAACCAAATTGGGTATGTGACAGACTCAAACAATGTTGTGTTTGTGAATCCTGGTCATTTCCTCTTTCCCAATGTGCAGGAGCTCGATAAATTTGTTCCTAGCTCAATACTGACAGTAAAGGAAAAGATGAACTTGTCACCTAGAAAGTTGTGTAAACGTGCCACTGATGGTAAATTATCAGTAATCAGTAAAGAGAATCAGTATGTTAATGAGAGTCCAAAGGGTATGGAACATAATCAAGAATCTCAGGGAAATAATAAGAGAGAATCTAAGATATCTCCTGCTAAGAAGAAAACTAGTATTGCAGACAGTAAGGTACACTCTTATACTGGGCCTAAAAAGTCATTGAAAGACAAAAGTTTAGGGTTGATGGTATCAAGCAGTGATGTTGCACGAGATAGTAAGGAGAATGTTCCCCTTGCCAGAATGGATGGGTCTTCTGGAAACTCAAAGGATGTGAGGGTAAGACGACGTAGTGCTCGTTACAGtggagaaaataaaggagatgaacaGATGCCTTCGATTTTAACTAAAGATGAAGAATTGTCTAGTGCTGAAATAGAAATTAAGAAAGGAGAGCCTAGATCCAGAAGAATGTCAGAGAGTCTGAAGTTAGGGAGAAATGTGCAGGTAAAGCACCTAATTGACGATCAAGGTAAAGAGGAAAGTGTAGACTGTGACAAAGTTTTGAAAGTAGTGATATCTCCTATCAAGTCAGAATTCCAGAGCTTGGTACAAGAGTTGAAAGAGGGACTTCTAAAGTCTTCAGAGAAGCACAGGGTAGCACTTTTGTTTGATGGTGACTGCCCTGAAAGAATTCCGTATAAAAAGAAgcttgattgtaattttaaagattcaaaTGTCAGATCTGAGGACAATGACACAGTTATTTTGAGTAAGCAAAGGTTGCGAACTAGGTCAGCAGATAGTGTTCCATGTGGAAAAGGCTCTAGAGCCAACCCTCTTCCTAGTGATATTAGTAGTAATACATATAACCGTTTGTCCAGACGGAAAGGTCGATTAAAAAGCGAAAGTGATTCTTCGTTTAGGACACAGCATAACAGTGAGGAAACAGAAATCTCGGAGCAAGCATTGAAAATGACAGTGTTGTCTCAAAGTAGACCTGAATTTAGAAATAGTGGTAGTACATCAGAGAACAATAGTGATGGCGTGTCTcgtaatgggagaagaaagtctCTTTCCAAAAGTACCAGTGAAAGTCTGTCCGAAGAAGATTCCTCAACGGCTGTGACGGCACTGGCAGAAAATTCTGTGATAAAAGGCAAAAACTTTGATATTAAAAATGAACCTAGTGTAATTAGAAATCGaccagtaagagagagaagaCCGAGTTCTAAGTGGCTTGAAAGTTTAGCCTTTGGTAAGTGCTCTAAAAAGCTTTCTACACCCAAGCTCAGGACTGAACGGTCATTGTCAGACACCAGTGATCAGTCAAGCTCTGGAAAATTAGGGAATAATGGTGAAAGTGCAAAAACACTTGATATGAAAAAACTAAGGGATGAAGTGAGATCACTTACaattatttcaagaaaccaaAATGGAGGGCCAGGTATAGCaacaaataacaaagatgtaaaTGTGGATAGTGTACTGTGTGATAGTGAAATCAGTGAGTGTATCCAGAGTAAAGTATATAATAGTAATGTTGGCCATAAAAGTATTGATCATAATGAAACCTCAGCTGTTTTAGCCAAGAGTAAAGCTGAGAGTAATGATGATTGGGAAAAGGGAAGTGAAATGGTAGAAGATAGTGTTGGGGATTTATTGGATATTGATAGAGCAGGAAACTTAAAAAACAGTGTAGAAGATGAGACAAGGGACACAGAAGTTAGTCATGAGGAGGAATTTTTGTGCAAAATTGATGGATCACAGAAATTGAATCtgcaacaaaagacaaaaaagaagaaacacaagACAATTCAGTACAATACTCATGTAGAAAGTATTATAGATGAGATGGTAGTTGAAGCTGATAACAAAATGACAGTTGGCACAATAATTGACAGTGAAGCTATAaaccaagataaaaaagaaaaacttttggaAGGTGGAATGGATGAAGACAAAATGAAGTGCACAGTGGGAAACATTGATGACTGTAAGGAACTAGGTGTTTGTTTTGAGGAAGTCGAGGATGAAACagatattaatgtaaaaagtgagAAACAGGAGCAGCCACTTGAGAAAGGTACTAAGGGAGTTGCTACTGAGGTATGTTCTTTAATGAAATGTGATGGACAGGTATCAGGTTTGAGAATAGAGCAAAAAGTTACTCAAAATGATGAGGGTACTGAATGTCGTGAGTTGTCACTGCAACATGACAGACGAGACAAAAAGAATGACTCTCTTGATGATGTATTTACCAGCACTGTAACAAAGTTAGATCTTTCAGAAAGTCTTGAATATTCTGGGGAATTGAATTGTGAAGGTACAACTCTTGTTTCGGAAGATTCTTTGTGTAAGAGCGTTTCTGGTAAAGAGATTTCTAGTGTAGATTCCAGTGGTGAAAGTACAGCAGAAAGTTGTACAGGTGAGTTTTTGACAAGCAGTGAAGAGAGTAGCACTGAACAGTCTTTAAGTATAGCTGAGGATGATGAAGTAGTAGTGCAGAGGAAGTACAAGGTTGATCTTTGTAAAAGTACACTACTTTCTAAAGTAATTAGAATAGATGAGGAGATATCAATCAAAGTGAACCAAGAGGAACAAGCAAATATCTTTTACACTTTAAACAAAGGTGATTTGTCTGATGAAGGCCCTGACTCGCCTGACGGAGCAAGGAAGTTCACCGATTTTGAAGAGGACAAACTTTTGGAAGAAATTTTGGATGAACCTGAGAATTCAccacaagaaaaattaaactttgtGGAGGAATTGGAAAAGTCATCTAATAGGAAAGGTTTACTAAAATGTGACAAAAATACAGAGGGTTTAGTCAAACATAGACCCAACACACACGCAAAACTAGAAGAAAATCGTAATCAAAGTATGATGAGTACATTCAGTGAATTTGAAGGGGTAGAATCAGATTGGAATGAGGACAGTGAAAGCGAGGAAGTACCTTGGACAAACCATGAAAAGAGTGAATTGAGGGAtcataaatttctaaataatttagaagataatcataaaatttcagattttttggTAAATGATACATTAGTTGGAAACCAGAAGGAAGAGATTGTTTGTAAGGATGAAAGATCTACTAAATTAGATCTCACTCAGGAAGGGATGGAATGTAAAATAAAGAGCTGTGATGCTGGATTCCTTAGTCAACCCACATCTGATTTCATGGCTTATCCCGAAGATGGGTGTGAGAATGATGTTTCTTCAAATGTTGTTGGTAATTTGGAAAAGACAGTTGAAAAAAGTATTACTAATGTAAAACTGCCAGAAGCAGCCAGTTCTACCAAAGTGTCTGAAGAGGTGAACATAGAAGTTCCAGTGAATCCCAAAATCAATTTTGAAAATACCCCAGCGGGAAGCTTTGATTCCTCAGAGGAGACTATTAAAAAAGAAGCAAGTACCAGAGATTTACAGTTGCAAGAAGAGGGTAAAGATACTGATATCCATGAAGAGATTTGTAAGGAAGATGATGCTGGTgaaaaaatctcagaaaaaatCTTAGGAAAAGAAATTCTTAATGATACTGAAATGTGTATGAAAGAGGTCCCTACTAATATTGGCAACTCTGTCATCAAAAGGGATGTTTCACCAAGACTTTCCAAGGAGTTGAGTATTGTGTGTTCTGATTCCAGTACTGTGGGTAGTAGGTCCCCTCcaggtaaaagagaaaaatgtaggaGCCCTAGAGCTACAGGTCCTTTGTCACCCTTAAAAACTTCACCACCATTGTGTCCATCTCGGGAATGGCATGGACGAGGAGCTAAACTTAAAGCTCAAGTACTTATTCAAGATCAACAGTCTGGTGTTACAACTCAAGTCCTTATTCATGATCAACAGACTGGTGTTACTAGTTCTGAGAGAGGAAAACATTCACCCAGATCTACAGCTCATTCTCCCTTGAAAATTTCACCCGAATTATCTCCACCACGGGAATGGCACGGTCGTGGAGCTAAACTCAAAGCTCAAGTGCTTATTCAGGATCAGCAGACATATGTTACTGATTCTGAGAAGGAAAGACATTCACCCAAATCTACAACTGATTTGTCTCCCTTGAAAGTTTCACCAGAATTATCTTCACCTCGGGAATGGCACGGCCGTGGAGCTAAACTTAAAGCCCAAGTGCTTATTCAAGATCAGCAGACATATGTTACtgattctgagagagaaagacattcACCCAAATCTACAACTGATTTGTCTCCCTTGAAAGTTTCTCCCAAATCTACAACTGATTTGTCTCCCTTGAAAGTTTCTCCAGAATTATCTTCACCTCGGGAATGGCATGGTCGTGGAGCTAAACTTAAAGCTCAAGTACTTATTCAGGATCAGCAGACAGGTGTTATTGATTCTCATGTAGTTTGCTCTAGTCTTGGTATTTCAGACGTTAAGGGTTTTGGAACGGATGGGTTAGATGATAAATCAGGTGCTCATGTGAAAAGTGAGAAAGATAAGACTTCTTCAAGTGCTAAAATTACGAGTCCAAAAGCTAGTGGAGTATCCCATTGTAATACTGGAGTTTCCGTGAAGTCCCCTAAACCTCCTAAATTGGTACACGATGATCGTAAGTGGCAAGCAAGAGGAGCCAAACTGAAAGCACAGATTATGATTAGTGACCAGCAGAATGGCCAAATGAACACCTTAGTGGAACCAATGGACAAATGCTACTCCCCAGTCCTCAAGTCTCCTCCTGCAAAGAAAGCAAAACTTGGAAGTCCAcctgtgaatatgaaagatattaGATCATTCTTCACAGTTCAGAAGCCCTcagaacaaaaatttaagaaaggTGTGAGTGGATCTGATGCCACGCCTAAATCAAGCTCTTCCACACAAGCTAACAATTTGATAGCTGACTCACCCAGTTCACCTAGCTCTGCAAGCTCTTCAAGTGCCTGGAAAATTAGATCTCCCAGTGCTGATTTTACTAATAAACATTCTTTGCTAGATGACATAGCTTCTGATGAAAAAAGCTTTGTGAAAGCTAATCCTGTCACTAAACCTAATGATAAACATAAATGGAATGGCACGATCATCCATCACAATGAAAGTGACAACTGGAGTGGCAGAATGGTCAGTCACATTGCAGCTTCCTCCACTATGCTAGTATCtccagataacagtaaatctagTGAACCAAACCACAAGGTTAGTCCTCACAGTGCTGAAACTTCCTGTATGCCTCTGTCTCCAAGTACAGGTAATAGTACTTTTGTAAAACCAGAGCTTCATAGTTTAGGTTCTACCAAACTCCTTAGCAGTCCACAGTGTATAACAGACTCTTCTAACAGAGATAGTCCTCAAACATTCAGGAGGAGgaagttaaaattatattctgtTACAAGTAGTGACATAAGAACATTTTTTGCTCCAGTTAAAAGTGTCAAAAGAAAGCTAGAATCCGCACCACCAATTGATTGCAAAGCTgtaaaatgggaagaagaaagtTCCTTGTTGAAATTACCAAAGACTGCAGATGTTCCTGAGATCCATCCTTTGCAAACTACCTGTCATCCAAGTAAAATCATATCTGAAAAATTCCAGACGTTAGACTCGGAAACCTCACCAGACTTTGAGGGCTTCCTGTATGGTTCAAGGCAATCAGGTGTCCGAGCCAGAACTTTAGTGAGATTAATaacacttataaaaaataaaaaatggtatgGATTGGgcaattttccatttcctttagaTCAGTTATGTGACTGGAATGATGGCATGTTAGAAGACAGATTATTTGATAAGCATTCATAG